In a genomic window of Gloeocapsopsis dulcis:
- a CDS encoding glutathione binding-like protein, which produces MIELYYWTTPNGHKITMFLEEVEIPYTIIPVNIGTGDQFKPDFLKIAPNNRIPAIVDRAPVDGGEPISMFESGAILLYLAEKTGKLISTDIRERAEVLQWLFWQMGGLGPMAGQNHHFSQYAPEKIPYAIDRYVNETGRLYAVLNKRLSDRTFLAGNHYSIADIAAYPWIVPYERQGQKLENFPNLQRWFEAIKARPATIRAYEKAEAFKDQALDIEKSRNLLFNQSANTIQQN; this is translated from the coding sequence ATGATTGAGCTTTATTACTGGACAACGCCCAATGGTCACAAAATTACAATGTTTTTAGAGGAAGTTGAAATTCCTTATACGATTATTCCTGTCAATATTGGCACGGGAGATCAGTTTAAACCCGATTTTCTCAAGATTGCCCCAAATAATCGTATCCCAGCGATTGTCGATCGCGCCCCTGTTGATGGCGGCGAACCCATTTCCATGTTTGAATCGGGAGCAATTTTACTGTATCTAGCAGAAAAAACTGGGAAACTAATTTCAACAGATATCCGCGAACGTGCTGAAGTTCTGCAATGGTTATTCTGGCAGATGGGCGGTTTAGGACCAATGGCAGGGCAAAATCATCATTTTAGTCAGTATGCACCTGAAAAGATTCCTTATGCAATAGATCGCTATGTCAATGAGACAGGACGCTTGTATGCGGTGTTGAATAAAAGGTTAAGTGATCGCACTTTTCTTGCTGGTAATCACTATTCGATTGCTGACATTGCTGCTTACCCGTGGATTGTACCCTATGAGCGCCAAGGGCAGAAGCTAGAGAATTTTCCCAATCTACAACGTTGGTTTGAGGCAATAAAAGCACGTCCAGCGACGATTCGTGCTTACGAGAAAGCAGAAGCATTTAAAGATCAAGCACTCGATATTGAGAAGTCACGGAACTTGTTGTTTAATCAATCAGCAAACACGATCCAGCAAAACTGA
- a CDS encoding CHASE3 domain-containing protein codes for MLGCVPKRLTAGFFVVLAFVLGNAAISYRSTHKLITNEQAIAHSHQVIAELETTLSRLKDAESGQRGYLLTGDTQYLAPYVLARTQTQAQLAKLKQLIATNPGQQQQVALLEQKMTAKLEELERTIDLEQKNNFNAARNLVLSVEGRQLMNDVRQIIGEMEKNERLRLQQRAQQSQIGFRDETVTSSIATLLNVALLMLLYYLMHRYIKQRQQAEKSLREANQTLETLIQSSPLGIVALTPSGKVSLWNPAAERIIGWNNREIINQCLPILDNHQLDPHLRERILQGEAIYDIELRSYKKDGQAIAISLSTAPLRDATNQINGIMAVIADISDRYAAEQIIREQAALLDIATDAIFVQDLKKRISFWNKGAERLYGWLAQEALGKNADELLHAEPVLEISVSQEKLNTHSEWQGELRQVDKNGKQIIVASRWTLVRDAQGNPKSILVVNTGITEKKKLEAQLLRIQRMESIGTLAGGIAHDLNNVLTPILMSVQLLQMKFSDSQSQNLLNSLENNVKRGAALVKQVLSFARGFEGDRITLQARHLISEITHLIQETFPKSIELVTDISANLWAIFGDTTQLHQVLMNLVVNARDAMPNGGILSIQAKNVIIDEQCAQMNLEATVGCYVAITVTDTGVGIPPEIIERIFEPFFTTKEIGKGTGLGLATAIGIVKNHGGFVNVYSEVSKGSQFIVYLPATEGTETQTIQEGEILSGNSELILVVDDETGIREVTKLSLETYNYRVLTASNGVEALAIYTKRQNEISVVLLDMMMPSMDGAITIMTLQKMNPLVKIIAISGLISNEKIAATTGSGVQAFLPKPYTAKELLETLHSVIK; via the coding sequence ATGCTAGGCTGCGTTCCCAAAAGACTTACTGCAGGATTTTTTGTTGTATTAGCATTTGTATTGGGCAATGCAGCAATTTCATATCGCAGTACGCACAAACTGATTACTAACGAACAAGCGATCGCGCATAGTCATCAAGTGATCGCCGAACTAGAAACAACACTCTCAAGACTCAAGGATGCAGAATCAGGGCAGCGGGGATACTTACTCACAGGAGACACTCAATACTTAGCACCATATGTGTTGGCAAGAACTCAAACACAGGCGCAGCTTGCCAAACTCAAGCAGTTAATCGCAACTAACCCTGGGCAACAACAACAAGTTGCGCTGCTTGAACAGAAAATGACTGCCAAACTTGAAGAACTAGAACGCACAATCGACTTAGAGCAGAAAAATAACTTTAATGCTGCCAGAAATCTTGTGCTATCTGTTGAGGGAAGACAATTAATGAATGATGTTCGCCAAATTATCGGCGAAATGGAAAAAAACGAGCGGCTAAGGTTACAACAGCGCGCTCAACAGTCACAAATTGGCTTTCGCGATGAGACGGTAACATCCTCAATTGCTACGTTACTGAACGTCGCGCTGCTGATGCTGTTATATTACTTAATGCATCGCTACATCAAACAGCGCCAACAAGCAGAAAAATCACTCAGAGAAGCTAACCAAACACTAGAAACACTGATTCAATCATCACCACTGGGAATTGTGGCACTGACACCAAGTGGAAAAGTAAGTTTATGGAATCCTGCAGCTGAAAGAATTATTGGCTGGAACAATCGCGAGATTATTAACCAGTGCTTGCCAATTCTCGACAATCATCAACTAGATCCTCACCTCCGCGAACGCATTTTACAAGGTGAAGCAATTTATGATATTGAACTCAGGAGTTATAAAAAAGATGGTCAAGCGATCGCAATTTCACTTTCTACTGCACCACTGCGCGATGCTACCAATCAAATTAATGGCATTATGGCAGTTATTGCCGATATTAGCGATCGCTACGCTGCAGAACAAATAATTCGCGAACAAGCGGCATTACTTGATATTGCTACCGACGCAATTTTTGTTCAAGACTTAAAAAAACGAATTTCTTTCTGGAATAAAGGCGCAGAACGTTTGTATGGCTGGCTAGCTCAAGAAGCTTTGGGAAAAAATGCTGATGAACTTTTACACGCAGAACCAGTATTAGAAATTTCAGTTTCGCAAGAAAAACTCAACACTCATAGTGAGTGGCAAGGTGAGTTACGTCAAGTAGATAAAAATGGCAAACAAATTATCGTAGCAAGCCGTTGGACATTAGTCCGCGATGCACAAGGAAACCCCAAATCAATTTTAGTTGTTAATACGGGAATCACAGAAAAGAAGAAGCTAGAAGCACAACTTTTACGCATACAACGCATGGAAAGTATTGGTACGCTAGCAGGTGGAATTGCCCACGACCTTAACAATGTATTGACACCGATTTTAATGTCAGTGCAACTTCTGCAGATGAAATTCAGCGATTCTCAAAGCCAAAATTTGCTCAATTCATTAGAAAATAATGTTAAACGAGGTGCGGCATTAGTCAAACAAGTACTATCATTTGCGCGTGGCTTTGAAGGCGATCGCATTACCTTACAAGCCAGACACTTAATATCAGAAATTACTCATCTAATTCAAGAAACTTTTCCCAAATCAATTGAACTCGTTACAGACATCTCTGCTAATTTATGGGCAATTTTTGGTGATACTACTCAGCTTCATCAAGTCTTAATGAATTTAGTTGTAAATGCTCGTGATGCGATGCCTAATGGAGGTATTTTAAGTATTCAAGCCAAAAATGTTATCATTGATGAACAGTGTGCCCAGATGAATTTGGAAGCAACAGTTGGGTGTTATGTAGCAATTACTGTTACTGATACTGGTGTTGGTATTCCACCAGAAATTATAGAGCGGATCTTTGAACCATTTTTTACAACTAAAGAAATCGGCAAAGGTACTGGATTAGGACTTGCTACAGCAATTGGGATTGTAAAAAATCATGGGGGCTTTGTAAATGTTTATAGCGAAGTAAGCAAAGGATCGCAATTTATTGTGTACTTACCAGCAACAGAAGGAACTGAAACACAAACAATTCAGGAGGGAGAAATTCTCTCAGGTAATAGTGAATTAATTTTGGTTGTGGATGATGAAACAGGAATTCGGGAAGTTACTAAACTCTCTTTAGAAACATATAATTATCGTGTTTTAACTGCTAGCAATGGCGTTGAAGCATTGGCAATATATACTAAGCGCCAAAATGAGATTTCTGTTGTTTTACTTGATATGATGATGCCTTCTATGGATGGGGCAATTACAATTATGACATTGCAGAAGATGAATCCCTTAGTGAAAATTATTGCTATTAGTGGCCTTATCTCAAATGAAAAAATTGCCGCAACAACTGGCTCAGGCGTACAAGCTTTTTTACCAAAACCTTATACAGCAAAAGAGTTACTAGAAACTCTCCATAGTGTGATTAAGTAG
- a CDS encoding DUF29 family protein translates to MEELLTLKEMLLKDDIPSALAIVEELEEMGRNDIIKTIRSYAVILLLHLIKQQAENRTTRSWQVSIRNSVREIQRENKRCKAGGYYLTSEELLETLEEAYLNALDEASLEVEEGRYEPEELEQRVSKVEILHHALNLIAPLNS, encoded by the coding sequence ATGGAAGAACTGCTGACTCTCAAAGAAATGCTGCTTAAGGATGACATTCCTAGTGCATTAGCGATCGTTGAAGAACTTGAAGAAATGGGTCGTAATGACATTATTAAAACAATTCGGAGTTACGCAGTCATCTTGTTGTTACACCTCATCAAACAGCAAGCAGAAAATCGGACAACTCGTTCTTGGCAAGTTTCAATTCGTAATTCTGTGCGAGAAATTCAGCGAGAGAATAAGCGTTGTAAGGCAGGAGGTTACTATTTAACATCAGAGGAGTTGCTTGAAACTTTGGAGGAAGCTTACTTGAATGCACTCGATGAGGCTTCGCTGGAGGTAGAAGAAGGGCGCTATGAACCGGAAGAATTAGAGCAACGTGTGAGTAAAGTAGAAATTTTACATCATGCGCTGAATTTAATTGCACCATTGAATAGTTAG
- a CDS encoding alpha/beta fold hydrolase codes for MPKLQANGIELFYDIQGTGEPLLLIPGFACDYAHWDLLMPSLVAQYQVIRLDNRGIGQSSAPDSPYSIKQMADDAAILLEHISVDKVHVAGHSMGGQIAQELILAHPEKVHSLMLLATLAKGDRRFCSIIETLGDLPRILDPEAYFYVLLPWAVSEEFYSTPGAIEEALKFQMEYPFLPTPHGLYHQSRAIINSDTLDRLPQISCPTLVLVSQQDILTPIKFSKQLAQGIPNAELVILERGSHDFLIDAPDAVSSAMLNFLAQHTR; via the coding sequence ATGCCCAAACTTCAGGCTAACGGAATTGAATTGTTCTACGACATTCAGGGAACAGGCGAACCTTTGTTATTAATTCCTGGTTTCGCCTGCGATTATGCCCACTGGGACTTATTAATGCCTTCACTCGTCGCGCAGTATCAAGTCATTCGCCTAGATAATCGTGGTATTGGACAAAGTTCTGCGCCGGATAGTCCTTACAGTATTAAACAAATGGCGGATGATGCGGCAATACTACTAGAACACATTAGTGTGGATAAAGTTCATGTTGCTGGTCATTCAATGGGCGGTCAAATTGCTCAAGAGTTAATATTGGCACACCCAGAAAAGGTTCATAGCCTCATGCTACTGGCAACACTTGCCAAAGGCGATCGCCGATTCTGTAGCATTATTGAGACGCTTGGCGATCTCCCGCGCATTTTAGATCCCGAAGCTTATTTTTACGTGCTGCTACCCTGGGCTGTTAGTGAAGAGTTTTACTCGACTCCTGGTGCTATAGAAGAAGCACTCAAGTTCCAGATGGAGTATCCTTTCCTGCCGACTCCACACGGGCTGTATCATCAAAGTCGAGCGATTATTAACAGCGATACCTTAGACCGTTTACCGCAAATTAGTTGTCCTACGTTAGTTTTGGTAAGTCAGCAAGATATTCTCACGCCAATCAAGTTTTCCAAGCAACTGGCTCAAGGTATTCCTAATGCTGAACTTGTGATTCTTGAGCGTGGCAGTCATGATTTTTTAATTGATGCACCAGATGCAGTGTCTAGTGCAATGCTGAACTTTTTAGCACAGCATACTCGATAA
- a CDS encoding MerR family transcriptional regulator gives MTEKMRIGELAQKANVTPRTIRYYENLGLLKPSEREGAGFRYYTEAEFARLQKIDCLKALGLTLEEIASVIDLYCEDPTELKAKQKVLAILQAHLQETDEKIAALAQFRCELQENITKIQQYIAQISNQ, from the coding sequence GTGACTGAAAAAATGCGAATCGGGGAACTAGCCCAGAAAGCTAATGTTACTCCAAGAACAATTCGCTACTACGAAAACTTAGGGTTACTCAAACCAAGTGAACGCGAAGGTGCAGGCTTTCGCTACTACACTGAAGCTGAATTTGCGAGACTGCAAAAAATCGATTGCTTGAAGGCGTTGGGATTAACTCTAGAAGAGATTGCGAGTGTGATTGATTTGTACTGCGAAGATCCTACTGAACTCAAAGCCAAGCAAAAAGTCTTAGCAATTCTCCAAGCCCATCTTCAAGAAACCGATGAAAAAATTGCCGCTCTAGCACAGTTCCGCTGTGAGTTGCAAGAAAATATTACAAAAATTCAACAATACATCGCACAGATTAGTAACCAGTAA
- a CDS encoding zinc-dependent alcohol dehydrogenase family protein, translated as MKVYEVQKFGLDALTLTERPDPTPGYGQVLVKMRAASLNYRDLMVVKGLYNPKLPLPRIPFSDGVGAVVAVGEGVTRVKVGDRVAGIFFQKWVGGELTEEIAQSALGGAIDGILAEYAVLHEDGVVRVPEHLTDEEAATLPCAAVTAWNALFHAGNLKAGDTVLVQGTGGVSIFALQFAKLAGAKVIATSSSDEKLERVRQMGAAETINYKQIPEWGKKAHVIANNGVDYVVEVGGAGTLTESLRAVRYGGQISLIGVLSGGKGEVATASILMKNVRVQGIYVGSREMFAAMNQAIALHKLRPVVDRVYPFHEAPEALKYMESGSHFGKICIRF; from the coding sequence ATGAAAGTTTACGAAGTTCAAAAATTTGGCTTGGATGCGCTGACACTCACCGAACGTCCTGATCCTACTCCTGGTTACGGACAGGTACTCGTTAAAATGCGTGCGGCTTCCTTGAATTACCGCGATTTGATGGTAGTCAAAGGTTTGTACAATCCCAAGCTACCTTTACCGAGGATTCCTTTTTCTGACGGTGTAGGTGCCGTTGTCGCAGTAGGCGAAGGCGTGACACGAGTTAAAGTCGGCGATCGCGTTGCCGGAATTTTCTTTCAAAAGTGGGTAGGTGGTGAACTTACCGAAGAAATTGCTCAATCTGCATTAGGAGGCGCAATCGATGGAATTTTAGCTGAGTACGCGGTGCTGCATGAAGATGGCGTTGTTCGCGTACCTGAACATCTTACCGATGAGGAAGCCGCGACGTTACCTTGTGCGGCTGTGACGGCGTGGAATGCACTTTTTCACGCAGGTAATTTAAAAGCAGGTGATACCGTATTGGTGCAAGGAACTGGAGGAGTTTCAATTTTTGCCTTGCAGTTTGCCAAGCTTGCGGGTGCGAAGGTAATTGCCACATCAAGCAGTGACGAGAAACTGGAACGCGTGCGGCAAATGGGTGCAGCAGAAACGATTAATTACAAACAAATCCCTGAATGGGGCAAAAAAGCTCATGTCATAGCAAATAACGGTGTTGACTACGTTGTTGAAGTAGGTGGTGCGGGAACGTTAACCGAATCGCTACGGGCGGTACGCTACGGCGGACAAATTAGTTTGATTGGAGTTTTAAGTGGCGGTAAAGGCGAAGTTGCTACCGCCTCAATCTTGATGAAAAACGTCCGCGTACAGGGAATTTATGTTGGTTCGCGCGAGATGTTTGCGGCAATGAATCAGGCGATCGCACTGCACAAATTACGCCCAGTAGTTGATCGCGTGTACCCCTTCCACGAAGCCCCAGAAGCACTCAAATATATGGAAAGTGGTTCGCACTTCGGTAAGATTTGCATTCGCTTTTAA
- a CDS encoding NADH:flavin oxidoreductase/NADH oxidase: MPQLFDTYQLKGITLRNRIGVSPMCQYSSHDGVATDWHLVHLGSRAVGGAGLIIAEATAVEARGRISPGDAGIWADKHIEPLQRINQFIKAHGAVPGIQIAHAGRKASSARPWEGDHSLKDEEGGWETIAPSPLAFGNKLWRVPNEMTKEDIQEVQNAFRAAALRALEAGYEWLELHFAHGYLAHSFYSPLANQRKDEYGGSFVNRIRFAIETTQTVREVWSERFPLTARLSCSDWVEGGWTIEDSVELAKKLKIEGVDLIDCSSGFNSPDYKNYPFGAGWQVPFAEKIRHEAEIATAAVGSITSPVQADEIIRNGRADIVLIGREMLRDPYWAYRAAQELHQAEKLLPIQYASGL, translated from the coding sequence ATGCCACAGTTATTCGATACTTATCAACTCAAAGGCATCACATTACGCAACCGTATTGGTGTTTCCCCAATGTGTCAGTACAGTTCGCACGATGGTGTAGCAACCGACTGGCACTTAGTTCACCTTGGTTCTCGTGCAGTGGGTGGTGCAGGATTAATTATTGCCGAAGCTACCGCAGTCGAAGCGCGGGGACGCATTTCTCCTGGTGATGCCGGAATTTGGGCAGACAAGCACATCGAACCGCTACAACGCATCAACCAATTTATTAAGGCGCATGGTGCAGTACCAGGAATTCAAATTGCCCACGCTGGCAGAAAAGCAAGTTCCGCACGTCCTTGGGAAGGCGATCATTCACTCAAAGATGAAGAAGGCGGTTGGGAAACTATCGCACCGAGTCCATTAGCTTTTGGTAACAAGCTATGGCGGGTTCCTAACGAAATGACAAAAGAAGACATTCAAGAAGTGCAAAATGCGTTTCGTGCCGCCGCATTGCGCGCTTTAGAAGCAGGTTACGAGTGGTTGGAATTACATTTTGCCCACGGATATTTAGCACACAGTTTTTACTCCCCCCTCGCTAATCAACGCAAAGATGAGTATGGCGGTAGTTTTGTCAACCGTATTCGTTTTGCGATTGAGACAACGCAAACCGTGCGAGAAGTTTGGTCAGAACGTTTCCCACTCACAGCGCGGTTATCGTGTTCCGATTGGGTAGAAGGCGGTTGGACAATCGAAGACTCGGTAGAACTCGCTAAAAAGTTAAAAATCGAAGGTGTAGATCTGATTGATTGTAGTTCGGGTTTTAATTCTCCCGATTACAAAAACTATCCCTTCGGAGCAGGTTGGCAAGTGCCTTTTGCTGAGAAGATTCGCCACGAAGCTGAAATCGCGACGGCGGCGGTAGGTTCGATTACAAGTCCAGTGCAAGCTGATGAAATTATCCGTAATGGACGTGCTGATATTGTTCTGATTGGGCGCGAAATGTTACGCGATCCTTACTGGGCTTACCGTGCGGCGCAAGAATTACACCAAGCAGAAAAACTGCTACCGATTCAATACGCGAGTGGTTTGTGA
- a CDS encoding response regulator: protein MKILIVEDDEFITEALRLVLTQQHYAVETANDGEAAWELIQVFAYDLILLDVKLPRLDGISLCRRLRSRGYQMPILLITGQDSSHDRVVGLDAGADDYLVKPFDRDELVARVRALLRRGDITSAPVLEWGKLRLDPSSCEVTYDRQLIHLTPKEYALLELFLRNSRRVYSCSAILDHLWSFDKTPGEEAVRTQIKGLRQKLKAVGANDLIETVYGIGYRLKPLEAESTLAVEIGKQTQQQTLFAIAGVWHQFKERVSQQVTLLERAIIALLQEKLTDELRATAEYEAHTLAGSLGTFGLGEGSRIAKRIERIFQGNQAIRHETAGHLCQLVTALRQEIQRPEAEVVTTRQEDTSPLLLIIDSDRLLTEELASTARQQGIPTAVANSVITAREAIYRDNPQIVLLDIAISPTIEESLQLIAKLHAQTPSVTVLVYTARDSLGDRLAVAKHGGRYFFQKSTPPAQVIDKVSQVLQSSDRTVAKVMVVDDDPQILATVRSLLEPWGMKVITLADPRCFWETLASAIPDLLILDIKMPHISGIELCQVVRNDPLWGSLPIVFLTAYKDTDAVNQVFGAGADDFVSKPIVGPELVTRIVNRWERIKLLRNLAETDPLTGVSNRQKAIQEFETLLKQGKADDQFLSLAIIRLNSLQQINLRHGYATGDNVLRRIGQLLQQFFHDEAIVCRWAGAEFMVGMYETSRSDGKERLSVVQETLHQEFVADSNEFQLDFIIGFAHCPEDGTDLQSLYLAATTALAPMKLAATSA, encoded by the coding sequence ATGAAAATATTGATAGTAGAGGATGACGAATTTATTACTGAAGCGCTGCGCTTAGTTTTGACGCAGCAACACTATGCAGTAGAAACAGCAAATGATGGCGAAGCCGCTTGGGAATTAATACAAGTGTTTGCATACGATCTGATTTTGCTTGATGTTAAGTTACCCAGGTTAGATGGTATTAGTCTCTGTCGTCGGTTGCGATCGCGTGGCTATCAAATGCCGATATTGCTAATTACAGGACAAGATAGCAGCCACGATCGCGTCGTTGGTTTAGATGCAGGTGCAGATGACTATTTAGTTAAACCATTTGATCGGGATGAGTTGGTGGCGCGAGTTCGTGCTTTGTTGCGTCGTGGAGATATAACATCAGCACCAGTACTAGAGTGGGGGAAACTGCGTCTCGATCCGAGTAGTTGTGAAGTGACATACGATCGACAACTAATTCATTTAACGCCCAAGGAGTACGCACTTTTAGAACTTTTTTTGCGGAACAGTCGCCGTGTATATAGCTGCAGTGCAATCTTAGATCACCTATGGTCGTTTGATAAAACTCCTGGTGAAGAAGCAGTCAGAACACAAATTAAAGGCTTGCGACAGAAATTAAAAGCCGTAGGTGCAAATGACTTAATCGAAACAGTTTATGGCATTGGCTACCGCTTAAAACCACTTGAAGCCGAATCTACACTAGCAGTAGAAATTGGCAAGCAAACGCAACAACAAACTTTATTTGCGATCGCTGGGGTGTGGCATCAATTTAAAGAGCGCGTCAGTCAGCAAGTAACATTACTAGAACGAGCAATTATCGCCCTCCTGCAAGAAAAACTCACCGATGAACTACGAGCAACAGCAGAATACGAAGCACATACATTAGCAGGTTCTTTAGGAACATTTGGCTTGGGCGAAGGTTCGCGCATTGCCAAAAGAATTGAGCGCATATTTCAAGGAAATCAGGCGATCAGACACGAAACAGCAGGACACTTGTGTCAACTAGTAACAGCTTTAAGACAAGAAATACAGCGTCCTGAAGCTGAAGTTGTGACAACGCGGCAAGAAGATACATCACCATTATTGTTAATTATTGACAGCGATCGCTTGCTCACAGAAGAGTTAGCATCCACTGCACGACAACAAGGAATCCCTACAGCAGTTGCTAATAGTGTCATTACTGCACGCGAAGCCATTTACCGTGACAATCCTCAGATCGTGTTACTTGATATTGCAATTTCCCCGACAATTGAGGAAAGTTTACAACTGATAGCAAAATTGCACGCTCAAACGCCATCAGTTACTGTTTTGGTTTATACGGCACGCGATAGTTTAGGCGATCGCCTGGCAGTCGCCAAGCATGGAGGACGTTATTTTTTCCAAAAGTCAACTCCACCTGCACAAGTAATTGATAAAGTGTCTCAGGTGTTACAAAGTAGCGATCGCACTGTTGCCAAGGTGATGGTAGTTGATGACGATCCGCAAATTCTGGCTACCGTCCGTAGCTTACTCGAACCTTGGGGCATGAAAGTGATAACTCTAGCCGATCCGCGTTGCTTTTGGGAAACGCTGGCAAGTGCTATTCCAGATCTACTAATTTTAGATATCAAAATGCCCCACATTAGTGGAATTGAACTGTGCCAAGTCGTACGTAACGATCCACTTTGGGGTAGTTTACCAATTGTGTTCCTCACTGCCTACAAAGACACTGATGCCGTTAATCAAGTTTTTGGTGCAGGTGCAGATGATTTTGTGAGCAAGCCAATTGTTGGTCCAGAATTGGTTACTCGGATTGTCAATCGCTGGGAACGCATCAAGCTTTTGCGTAATCTTGCAGAAACTGATCCACTCACAGGAGTATCTAACCGCCAAAAAGCAATTCAAGAATTTGAGACATTACTTAAGCAAGGCAAAGCAGACGATCAATTCCTTTCTTTAGCAATAATTCGCTTAAACTCTTTGCAACAAATTAACCTGCGCCACGGTTATGCTACAGGAGATAACGTATTGCGGCGTATTGGACAACTTCTGCAACAATTCTTTCATGACGAAGCGATCGTCTGCCGTTGGGCAGGAGCAGAATTTATGGTAGGAATGTATGAGACAAGTCGCAGTGATGGCAAAGAAAGATTGAGCGTAGTGCAAGAAACACTGCATCAAGAGTTTGTCGCGGATAGTAATGAATTTCAACTCGACTTCATAATTGGCTTTGCGCACTGTCCCGAAGATGGGACTGATTTGCAATCACTTTACCTAGCTGCTACTACGGCACTTGCACCCATGAAACTGGCAGCAACGTCTGCTTAA
- a CDS encoding acetate/propionate family kinase, which translates to MKILVLNAGSSSQKSCLYELSDTLPDSPLHPLWEAKVDWSRHQGVAAIKINAQDEVLETELETDSRPEVISYLLDTLVSGKTQVIDDLAEIDIAGHRVVHGGQDYREATLITPEVKDTILLLSDFAPLHNPANLEGIEAIEQLLPSLPQVAVFDTAFHSQIPLSAAVYPGPYEWFEQGIRRYGFHGISHQYCAHRAATLLNRDLQSLRLIICHLGNGCSLSAIRDGVSIDTTMGFTPLEGLMMGSRCGSIDPGILIYLLRDREVDADKLDEILNYASGLKGISGISQDMREIQSAIASGNSRAQLAFDMYVHSLHKHIGAMLATLGGLDALVFTGGVGENQAQLRALACESFAFLGLKLDIAKNADSPGDTDIATADSTVRVLLINTQEDWAIATECWKLINT; encoded by the coding sequence ATGAAAATTCTTGTACTTAATGCAGGATCTAGTAGTCAGAAAAGTTGTTTGTATGAACTCAGTGACACTTTACCCGATTCACCTTTGCATCCGCTGTGGGAAGCTAAAGTAGACTGGAGTCGGCATCAGGGAGTAGCCGCAATTAAAATTAATGCTCAAGATGAAGTTTTAGAAACTGAACTCGAAACCGATTCGCGTCCTGAGGTTATTTCTTACTTATTAGATACTTTAGTGAGCGGTAAAACGCAGGTGATTGACGATCTTGCTGAGATTGATATTGCAGGTCATCGCGTCGTCCATGGCGGTCAAGATTACCGCGAAGCAACGTTGATTACTCCTGAAGTCAAAGATACTATTTTACTTTTATCTGATTTTGCTCCTTTGCACAATCCAGCAAATCTTGAAGGAATTGAAGCTATTGAACAACTGCTACCATCTTTACCACAAGTCGCAGTGTTTGATACTGCCTTTCATAGTCAAATACCACTAAGCGCTGCAGTTTATCCAGGTCCCTATGAATGGTTTGAGCAAGGTATTCGTCGCTATGGCTTCCACGGTATTAGTCACCAGTATTGTGCCCATCGGGCTGCAACGCTGTTAAATCGCGATTTACAGTCTTTACGTCTGATTATTTGTCATTTAGGCAACGGTTGCTCGTTATCCGCAATTCGTGATGGGGTAAGCATTGACACGACAATGGGCTTTACTCCGCTAGAAGGGTTAATGATGGGGAGTCGCTGTGGCTCAATTGATCCAGGTATTTTAATTTACCTGCTGCGCGATCGCGAAGTTGATGCAGATAAGTTAGATGAAATTTTAAATTACGCTTCTGGGTTAAAGGGAATCTCTGGAATTTCTCAAGATATGCGCGAAATTCAAAGTGCGATCGCCTCAGGTAACTCCCGTGCCCAACTCGCTTTTGATATGTACGTACATTCTTTACACAAACACATCGGTGCGATGCTAGCAACTCTGGGTGGTTTAGATGCATTAGTATTTACGGGCGGTGTTGGTGAAAATCAAGCACAATTACGCGCTTTGGCGTGTGAATCGTTTGCTTTTCTTGGTTTAAAGCTAGATATAGCTAAAAATGCCGATTCTCCAGGTGATACCGACATTGCTACTGCTGATTCAACCGTGCGTGTTTTGCTAATCAACACTCAAGAAGATTGGGCGATCGCTACCGAATGCTGGAAGTTGATAAATACTTGA